ATTACGCTCCAGTCTGACGACTTTGATCGGTATATCAGCGACGAGGTGTGGCGATCTGCCATGACGCGCAGAATCCAGGATCTCATCTATTTCCGGGCTCACGGGACCGTCGCACACAATAACAATCTCATCGGCAGCAAGACTCTGATCTGCACCCACAGACTGGAGAGCCCGCTGGAAGTGTGCTGCATTGTCCTTGATGTATACGGGCAGGAGAACTGAGAATGGCAGTGTCTCATCTGACGCGGCGCCTTCCGCCACGGAAGTATCTGCCTGCTCCTGCTGTATACGCTCACATAGGTCACTTGTCCCGTTTTGCCCCTGCCTGCTTGCTCGTCGATCCAACTGCGCTGCTTCACACGCCACTGGCGTATCCGAAAGCACATCGGCGGTAGAGGACGGCTCCTCGTTTGCCTGCTCCACGCCCTCTTTCAGGTAGTTCCACAGCTGAGTGCGATCAGGGGACGTGGCCAGCAAGCGTACCCAGCGCATCGTGGTCATCGCCATGAATGCGCACCGCTCGATCGGCCCAAAAGCCTGCGAACGTCCGAACGCCCACATCTTGTTTCGCACCTCGTTGACGAAGCGTGCGCCAGGGCTTGCCGTAGAGTTTCCAAAAGTTTTCGTGCGGTGTTCGACGCGCGCGGCATCAACATACAAGCCCACTCTGCGTCGAAGAAGACGCGCTGTGTACTCAAAATCGTCATTCCACAGGAAATATGCCGCTTCGGGCAAACCGTCTTCGCGGATCGCTCGCACGTCAAGCAGGATCGCCACAAAAGATGCCGTTCGAATCTGGTAGCTATCTGCCGCCTCAGCATGCTGATGCAGGACAGGTCTCAGGAAGGCGCGGCGACGCGGCTTGTTCATTGGATGCTCACGCCCATCGAACCATTCCGCCCGACACGCCATAACTGCAGGTTCGCCCGGATATTCTGCCCGTGCTTCCAAAAGTCGCTCGAGGGCGTCCATGTGTGGCACCGTGTCGTCATCCATAATCCACACAAAGTCAGCGCCTCGGGATACTGCTCGGGCAATGCCGGCAGCAAATCCTCCAGCGCCGCCGAAGTTCGAGGGAAGCGTGACGGTGTCTGTGACGGCCTCACTGCCTTGAATGGCCTGCGGTGTGTCATCCGTCGAGGCGT
The sequence above is a segment of the Schaalia radingae genome. Coding sequences within it:
- a CDS encoding glycosyltransferase, yielding MTAPRIAAVVVAWNRAELLRETLGALAQQSRPLDDIIVVDNASTDDTPQAIQGSEAVTDTVTLPSNFGGAGGFAAGIARAVSRGADFVWIMDDDTVPHMDALERLLEARAEYPGEPAVMACRAEWFDGREHPMNKPRRRAFLRPVLHQHAEAADSYQIRTASFVAILLDVRAIREDGLPEAAYFLWNDDFEYTARLLRRRVGLYVDAARVEHRTKTFGNSTASPGARFVNEVRNKMWAFGRSQAFGPIERCAFMAMTTMRWVRLLATSPDRTQLWNYLKEGVEQANEEPSSTADVLSDTPVACEAAQLDRRASRQGQNGTSDLCERIQQEQADTSVAEGAASDETLPFSVLLPVYIKDNAAHFQRALQSVGADQSLAADEIVIVCDGPVSPEIDEILDSARHGRSPHLVADIPIKVVRLERNRGLSAALNAGLQHCSYDIVARADADDISVPERFARQLPVMEQGFDIVGAAIVEFSVDENGTGMIRRQPTHQHDIVSAFTFHDPFNHPAVVYRASAVKEVGGYQHLDLMEDYWLFARMVASGARVTNLSDVLVKYRVGAGAYQRRGGLRLLKSEVELQRRLRSHGITTRGQLVRNLAIRATYRIVPTGLRRAGYRLWRQLSQPQA